A stretch of the Xiphophorus couchianus chromosome 15, X_couchianus-1.0, whole genome shotgun sequence genome encodes the following:
- the gpcpd1 gene encoding glycerophosphocholine phosphodiesterase GPCPD1, with protein sequence METSQVNLTIRGETTPGEVIAVVGSCEALGNWSYQKAVTLHPIGDERHTWAVTISVPRGVVSTYRYFKGFFLKSKSAGGPCQVIVNLWETHHQPRTMSPTVAQQNIDDGEFGFHNGVKCVDSGWLTCQADIRLRLHYSKRPPVSITKKKFKKSRFRIKLTIEGVEEEEEEEEEQELSPSSWHKMTTTLEISLITANDYKSRHSQPECGYALEPSRWTEYSIHTMDPDNLELTFEFFEEDLGEHVVQGDIHPGHVGTACLLSSSFLENGNDTGVVTLPIMGRNFRQTIGKVRVDYLVIRPIQKLQCDMSSSYTKHWKKRSTVDVGHRGAGSTRAAKHHRVRENTIASFKSAAKHGAAFVEFDVHLSKDSVPIVYHDLTCCISTKKKNDQNLELIEVPVKDLTFDQLQLLKLAHVAAMTGSDPKDLLEDEDEVDEHQPFPSLSQIFQAVPESVGFNIELKWISQMKDGTWDGNLSSYFNMNTFLDIILTCVLQKAGKREIIFSCFDPDICTMVRLKQNKYPILFLTQGISEKYPELMDVRCQTTQIAISFAQSENILGISAHTEELLKHLNYIGEARSKGLVVFSWGDDNNEHENRRKLREQGIDGLIYDSICDAQGEQPNIFQVEEQHSLQEVITEETLKSSACSCYSIPCSAVPCVAPEIHHGSVESDSGLSSS encoded by the exons ATGGAGACCAGCCAGGTGAACTTAACTATCAGGGGAGAGACCACTCCGG GTGAGGTGATTGCTGTTGTCGGCAGCTGTGAGGCTCTGGGAAACTGGAGCTACCAGAAAGCTGTGACTCTACATCCTATTGGTGATGAAAG GCACACATGGGCAGTGACGATCTCTGTACCCCGGGGGGTTGTTTCCACGTATCGCTATTTTAAGGGCTTCTTCCTGAAATCAAAG AGTGCGGGTGGCCCATGTCAAGTGATAGTCAATTTGTGGGAGACCCATCATCAGCCTCGCACGATGAGCCCCACAG TTGCACAGCAGAACATTGATGATGGGGAATTTGGATTTCACA ATGGCGTGAAATGCGTTGACTCAGGATGGCTGACATGCCAGGCGGACATTCGACTCCGCTTGCACTATTCCAAGAGGCCTCCAGTGTCCATCACCAAGAAGAAATTCAAGAAGTCACGTTTCAG GATTAAACTTACGATAGAGGGTgttgaagaggaagaggaggaagaggaagaacagGAACTCAGCCCTTCCTCTTGGCACAAGATGACCACAACTCTGGAAATCAGTTTAATCACTGCCAACGACTATAAGTCACGTCACTCTCAGCCAGAGTGCGGCTACGCCCTGGAGCCCTCTCGGTGGACCGAGTACAGCATCCACACCATGGACCCGGACAACCTGGAGCTcacttttgagttttttgag GAGGATCTGGGCGAGCACGTGGTCCAGGGAGACATCCATCCCGGACATGTCGGGACAGCCTGCCTCCTGTCTTCCTCGTTCTTGGAGAACGGCAATGACACAGGCGTAGTCACGCTTCCCATCATGGGCCGAAACTTCAGGCAGACGATCGGGAAAGTCAGAG TGGATTACCTGGTGATCCGCCCTATCCAGAAGCTGCAGTGCGACATGAGCTCCTCGTACACAAAgcactggaaaaaaagaagcacgGTGGACGTGGGTCACAGAGGAGCTGGAAGCACACGCGCTGCCAA ACACCACAGAGTCCGGGAAAACACAATTGCTTCTTTCAAAAGTGCTGCCAAGCAT GGTGCAGCTTTTGTGGAGTTCGACGTTCATCTCTCCAAGGATTCCGTGCCAATCGTATACCACGATCTAACATGTTGCATCTCCACCAAGAAG AAAAATGACCAGAATCTGGAGCTCATTGAGGTCCCTGTCAAAGACCTGACATTTGATCAGCTGCAGCTATTGAAG CTGGCCCATGTCGCTGCAATGACAGGAAGTGATCCCAAAG ATCTCCTGGAGGATGAGGATGAAGTCGATGAACATCAGCCGTTCCCCTCACTATCACAG attttcCAAGCTGTTCCGGAAAGTGTTGGTTTTAACATTGAACTGAAATGGATCAGCCAAATGAAA GACGGAACGTGGGACGGGAACTTGTCGTCGTATTTCAACATGAATACCTTTCTGGACATTATTCTTACCTGTGTTCTGCAGAAGGCTGGGAAAAGGGAGATCATCTTCTCATGTTTCGACCCAGATATCTGCACAAT GGTGCGACTCAAGCAGAACAAGTACCCCATCCTTTTCCTGACTCAGGGCATTTCAGAAAAGTATCCTGAGCTGATGGACGTGCGCTGTCAAACGACGCAGATCGCCATCAGCTTCGCTCAAAGCGAGAACATTCTG GGAATCAGCGCTCACACCGAGGAGCTGCTGAAGCACCTTAACTACATCGGCGAGGCCCGGTCCAAAGGCCTGGTGGTGTTCAGCTGGGGAGACGACAACAACGAGCATGAAAACAGAAGGAAGCTGAGAGAGCAGGGAATCGACGGGCTCATTTATGACAG CATCTGTGATGCTCAAGGAGAGCAGCCAAACATCTTCCAGGTAGAAGAGCAGCACTCCCTGCAAGAGGTCATTACAGAGGAGACCCTAAAGAGCTCTGCCTGTTCCTGTTACTCCATTCCCTGCTCCGCCGTGCCGTGCGTCGCCCCCGAGATCCACCACGGAAGTGTGGAGTCCGATTCCGGGCTCAGCTCCTCATAG
- the napbb gene encoding N-ethylmaleimide-sensitive factor attachment protein, beta b isoform X1 has translation MDNSGKEKEAIQLMADADKKVKSSGSFLGGMFGGGPHKVEEACEMYCRAANMFKMAKNWSAAGDAFCKAARLHMQLQNKHDCATSFIDAGNAYKKSDPNEAIKCLNAAIDIYTDMGRFTIAAKHHISVAEVFESELVDIEKAIAHYEQAADYYKGEESNSSANKCLLKVGAYCAQLEQYQKAIEIYEQVGANTMDNPLLKYSAKEYFFKASLCHFIVDELNAKIAVEKYEEMFPAFSDSRECKLLKKLLEAHEEQNSEAFTEAVKEFDSISRLDQWHTTLLLRIKKTIQGDEGDLK, from the exons ATGGACAACTCGGGCAAAGAAAAGGAAGCCATTCAGCTAATGGCGGACGCTGACAAAAAAGTCAAGTCCTCCGGCTCCTTTTTGGGAGGGATGTTTGGAGG AGGACCTCACAAAGTGGAGGAGGCGTGCGAGATGTACTGCAGAGCTGCCAACATGTTCAAGATGGCCAAGAACTGGAGCG CTGCTGGAGATGCCTTCTGCAAGGCTGCCCGTCTGCATATGCAGCTGCAGAACAAACATGACTGCGCCACCAGTTTCATTGATGCAGGAAATGCTTACAAGAAGTCTGACCCTAATG AGGCAATCAAGTGTTTAAATGCTGCCATCGATATATACACAGACATG GGAAGATTTACCATCGCTGCCAAACATCACATCAGTGTCGCAGAAGTCTTTGAGTCTGAGCTGGTGGATATCGAAAAG gctATTGCTCATTATGAGCAAGCAGCAGACTACTACAAAGGAGAGGAGTCAAACAG TTCTGCAAACAAGTGTCTGCTGAAAGTGGGAGCTTACTGCGCTCAGCTGGAACAATACCAGAAGGCCATAGAGATCTACGAGCAG GTCGGAGCCAACACGATGGACAACCCGCTGCTGAAATACAGCGCCAAAGAGTATTTCTTCAAAGCCTCCCTGTGTCATTTCATTGTTGACGAGCTCAACGCCAAG ATTGCCGTCGAAAAATATGAGGAGATGTTCCCTGCTTTCTCAGACTCCAGAGAATGCAAGTTGTTGAAG AAACTTCTTGAGGCTCACGAGGAACAGAACAGTGAGGCCTTTACAGAAGCG GTGAAGGAGTTTGACTCGATCTCCCGTCTAGACCAGTGGCACACCACCCTCCTATTGCGCATCAAAAAGACCATCCAGGGTGATGAAGGggatctgaaatga
- the napbb gene encoding N-ethylmaleimide-sensitive factor attachment protein, beta b isoform X2 — MPSARLPVCICSCRTNMTAPPVSLMQEMLTRSLTLMGRFTIAAKHHISVAEVFESELVDIEKAIAHYEQAADYYKGEESNSSANKCLLKVGAYCAQLEQYQKAIEIYEQVGANTMDNPLLKYSAKEYFFKASLCHFIVDELNAKIAVEKYEEMFPAFSDSRECKLLKKLLEAHEEQNSEAFTEAVKEFDSISRLDQWHTTLLLRIKKTIQGDEGDLK, encoded by the exons ATGCCTTCTGCAAGGCTGCCCGTCTGCATATGCAGCTGCAGAACAAACATGACTGCGCCACCAGTTTCATTGATGCAGGAAATGCTTACAAGAAGTCTGACCCTAATG GGAAGATTTACCATCGCTGCCAAACATCACATCAGTGTCGCAGAAGTCTTTGAGTCTGAGCTGGTGGATATCGAAAAG gctATTGCTCATTATGAGCAAGCAGCAGACTACTACAAAGGAGAGGAGTCAAACAG TTCTGCAAACAAGTGTCTGCTGAAAGTGGGAGCTTACTGCGCTCAGCTGGAACAATACCAGAAGGCCATAGAGATCTACGAGCAG GTCGGAGCCAACACGATGGACAACCCGCTGCTGAAATACAGCGCCAAAGAGTATTTCTTCAAAGCCTCCCTGTGTCATTTCATTGTTGACGAGCTCAACGCCAAG ATTGCCGTCGAAAAATATGAGGAGATGTTCCCTGCTTTCTCAGACTCCAGAGAATGCAAGTTGTTGAAG AAACTTCTTGAGGCTCACGAGGAACAGAACAGTGAGGCCTTTACAGAAGCG GTGAAGGAGTTTGACTCGATCTCCCGTCTAGACCAGTGGCACACCACCCTCCTATTGCGCATCAAAAAGACCATCCAGGGTGATGAAGGggatctgaaatga